A window of Ictalurus furcatus strain D&B chromosome 4, Billie_1.0, whole genome shotgun sequence genomic DNA:
TGGAGGGAAACCAGAGGTACAGACAGTTTTGGTTATgctatatttaaatgtattctaAATTAAAGTAGAATATATAAATCTTGACATCTCATGCTACAATTGTGCACTGCAGAAactatgttttcattttcatatggatAAAATTAATTGAAGccattatatattgtatatattagaAGCCAAGGTCTGTGTGCAGTGAGAGCTGTCCTCCAGGAACCAGGAAAGCTGCACAGAAAGGAAGGCCTGTCTGCTGTTATGACTGTATACCATGTGCAGAGGGAGAGATCAGTAACCAGACAGGTAATTTCAGCATTACCAAGTTTCAAAGACAGTTTGTTAGTCGTACATTTTGTGTCTTTCACCTATTATTTAGGATCCAATTCCTGAACGAAAACATCagtaaataaaaccacaaaacaATGGTTATTTTGCCACCTAATCAGAATCATGATTATTTTGCAGATTCAAATAACTGTGAGCAGTGTCCAGAAGAATATTGGTCTAATGCTGAGAGAGATAAATGTGTCTTAAAGGTCATAGAGTATCTTTCATTTACAGAGGTTATGGGGATTATACTGgtatttttctctttgtttggaGCTGTATTAACTGTGTTAGTTgctattttatttctaattaaaaAGGACACTCCTATTGTCAGGGCCAACAACTCTGAGCTGAGCTTCCTGCTGCTGTTCTCCCTGACTCTGTGTTTCCTCTGTTCACTTACTTTCATTGGACGGCCTTCTAAATGGTCCTGTATGCTGCGCCACACAGCGTTTGGGATCACCTTTGTCCTCTGTATCTCCTGTGTACTGGGGAAAACAGTGGTTGTACTAATGGCCTTCAGGGCTACACTTCCAGGCAGTAATGTCATGAAATGGTTTGGGCCTCTACAGCAGAGACTCAGTGTACTTGCATTCACTCTCATACAGGTTCTTATTTGTGTGCTTTGGTTAACAGTTTCTCCTCCTTTCCCTTATGAGAACATGAACTACTACAAGGAAAAGATCATATTAGAATGTAACTTGGGCTCACCTGTAGGTTTCTGGGCCGTGCTGGGTTATATAGGAGTTCTTGCTTTCTTGTGCTTTGTTTTAGCTTTTCTAGCTAGAAAGCTGCCAGATAATTTTAATGAAGCTAAATTCATCACATTCAGCATACTCATATTCTGTGCAGTGTGGATCACCTTTATTCCAGCTTATGTCAGCTCTCCTGGAAAATTTACTGTAGCTGTGGAGATATTTGCTATTCTGGCCTCCAGTTTTGCTCTACtattctgtatatttacacCTAAATGTTACATTATTCTGTTTAAACCTGAActaaacacaaagaaaaatatgatGGGTAAAATGGCATCTAaatctctttaaataaaatgatattcaaatctacaaaataaataaataaatgaataaataaataaatgtatctaaatatatatatatatatatatatatatatatatatatatatatatatatataaattataatatgtCTACATCTGTTAATACTGCTGAGTCATGTGAGAATACTATTGatgaaaaacaattaaattgttttaaattaaattaaaaatcacatttgGTGTTATGTCCACACAAAGGCATTCTGTATTCAGCCACAGCCATGTTTGTCTTCAAGAATGTCAGACAATTATATTGGCACTAATTATTAAATATCATTTCTCAACATAAAAACAATTATACGCCAatggtaatatactgtatgctgaTATTTCCAGGCCACAACATATTCACAATTTGATCCTTTCTGGATTTTGGCCTAACACCCTTACCTACTTAAATACCATAAACATATTACTCCATTACAGAATACAAACAAACTTTGTTCACACAATATAAAGATTTCAGTACTGGAGAATAGAAtgtttacttttcatttttttaaaaaaggcattTGCATTGGATCAGCAGAAGGCAATAATGGCTGGCATTAGAATGGCATTAAATAAAGCCATCAAGCTGTTACACCGATACACCCaaatattgtttaaatacaTATAGCTTTGCATGCACCCCATGAATGTAATGAGCACAACTATTCAATTTACAAgatgtttaatgttaaaaatgactttttcaAACTGTCATTcatgtaaaaatacaaaaaaaaaggttaatgatTGTCTGTGATTTGGTGAAGACAATCGAAGCATTACTGATGGAAGCATACAATATGAACAGAGTCTGCCAGGGCTTGAGAGAGTGACATGTTAGTACTTGATCAacaatctggaaaaaaaaactaattcctGTGAGAATGCACTCATCTGGAAAGCAGTCTAATAGGTGGCCCTACAAACACtataaacagaaataacaaaGCTATCAATTAAACCACAACTGGCAACAATAATTAACAGTGGTTATCCTCTGCAGGGACTGACATTGCTTTGAACAACAGTGGCACAGTGTAAACATTATATGAGGCAATGCACAGTTAAATCATTAGTAAACAATATATTGTTCATTTTGAGTCTTGAAAAAcgaaaaatgtaatgaaaatttgGGAATTTAGTCTAATTTAACAAATTTACTGCCTGAATGCTAGGTAGTATAAACACATGAACCATAGTCAGTGTCCATCTTTTTTCATAATCTAAggagaaacaaataaaataacttcaAGATGCCCAAAATAGTCTCGGTGTCTGTGTGCACCTCCTTATGAGGCAGCAAGGACACTGGTCTTCAAGTATgattaaatcaataaacataCCGAGAATGTGAGAATAATCTGCCTTAGGGCAAAATATGTAGAAGGTCAGTGGTGTTATGTATGAATACAGAGAGTTATCGGTAGTCCTTTTCAGGTTTCATCATGACCCTTAAATAATTGGTTGTCTTGAAAGACCACAGAACACAGACTCACTAAACACAGCAAAAGCACAGCACTTAACAATATAACACTTATGTGacctgttctttttttatttagtgttaaTAGTATAAGGATTAGTGCAACTGTGTCTGTCCTGGAGGCCCAACAGCAGATATCATAAACTAAAAGCCCTAGCAGATACTCTCAATGCCTTGTCCTCAGAGCAATAGAATTTTTTAGGGATTCTGTGGCCTTGTACTAGCTGTCTAACTTGTGTTTTATACTACATACTATAACGAAGCGGACTCCGAAAATCCAAGGCAGAGGCTGTCTGCACACTTAATGAAAACCAGACCACAGAGGtctatcaaaatatatatttattattttaaacttgCATAGTGAAAAAAGTGCAAAGATCAGTGAGATAACACAGACCAGTAAGCAGACTTTTCAGCCCATAGCTTTTATCACCCTTCCattcaatattctttcagttgcaacatgcttgaggtttttttttttttttaatgtactgccatttcaacccccccccccccccccacattttaatgtattcaaatccaggctttgtctaggccattccataaccctccatttcttctttttgagccattccttggtggatttgcttgcgtgcttaggatcattatcctgttgaaatgtTCACTTTTGgttcagcttcaactttcagatggatgacctcacattatcttcaggCACTCTTTGGTATGatgtagaattcatagttgaatcagtgaatgcaagctgtccagtccctgaggcagcaaagcaaccgcAAACCATagcatttccaccaccgtgcttcacagttggtatgaggtgcttctcctgaaaagctgtctttggtctgcgccaaacatgtctgctgttactgtggccaaacaactctatctttgattcgtctctccagagcacattattccaaaaattctggtctttgcctatacgCTCATTGACAAAAGGTAGtcctgcaaaggctttttcctgacacgcctcccatgcaggtcaaatttgtgcaatctctttctgattgtagaagcatgcactttgacaataacagttgcaagacttactagcagatcatgtgatgaaattttggggttcttggagacttctttttgcatcagacggtctgctcttgggctgaatttgctgggatggccagtcctggacaaatgggcagtcatttgaaatctgcaccagttgtagatgattttctgtacagtggaatgatgtatttcaaataatttggagatctttttaaatcccttgccagactcacaggcatccacaccctttttttctgaaggccttacagaactctttagatcttggcatgatgacaccacacacctcaataacaatgGGAGCACCAGACGCTAGATTTGAGAGTTTtgaataagacaggttccacctgcactccctaagcaggttgtaatcactggcacccgatcTTGAACATCAGATTCTAATTTTatagatttgaaggtgtgataaatgcccTGTATTTACTTTTGCCATGTgacttttttgttcatttaaattgtcaAAATTGCTACAAAATGTTACTTTTATGTCTTTCAAAGAGGATGAAattttgcttgtccaaatatgtaaaaaaaccctatttccatggagtgtatgtttttttttcacatgactgtttaTGACATTTTgaagtaattttcacaatttaaattaacaacaacaacaacaaaaaaaatcacagtgacATAGAAAATATCCAGGTGTGCCTTGGCAACATCCTGGGGTATGATTGCTGCAGACTCCCACATACCCATACCCCTCAACCTGTTACAAGTGAATGTTGTGATGAGGGATGAAATGGGTTTATGTTTATTGAGACAGTGCATTGAGTTATGATTCCTTTTCCCAGGGGACTCTCATCCAGGCCATGAATGTTAGGTGAAAAATTCAATGGAACCAGGGTAATTTCCCTTTGCTTggcataattttattattaacataataaataaacaactgctATGAAACTATTAGAAACATATGTACAGGTGTATCTCAAAAaatagaatatcatggaaaagttatttttttctgtaatttaattcaaaagtggaaccttcatatattctagattcattacacataaagtgaaatattttaagcctttttttgtttgaatcttgatgattacggcttacagctcatggaaatcaaaatatctcaaaatattagaatgaactattataatacagaaacgtcgaccttctgaaaagtatgttaatttatgcgctcgatactcggtcggggctttaatccttttgcacgaattactgcatcaatgcggcgtggcatagaggtgatcagcctgtggcactgctgatgTGTTCTGGAAGTCCGGGTTGcattgatagcggccttcagctcgtctatATTGCTgcgtctggtgtctctcatagattctctatggggttcgggtcaggctagtcggctggacaatcaagcacagtaataccacggtcagcaaaccagttactagtagttttggcactgtggccaggtgccaagtcctgctcttaatggaaatcagcatctccttaaagcttgtcagcagatggaagcatgaaatgctgtaaaatctcctggtagacgctgcattgactctcaacACCAGCAGATTACATGACacccccaaatcatcactgactgtggaaacttcacactggacttcaagggTCTTGGATTCTGAATCTAGTATAtatgaaaattccactttttaaaataaaattacgggaaaaaaggAACTATTCCATGATATggtaattttttgagatgcacctgaaGGTACAAGAGTGAGAAATGTAAGTCTTGACCTGACCTGCCAGTCCTGGGAATTTAGGGGCTAATGACATCACAAAACTCACGGTCTCTGATTTGTCTAAATTTAATAGTAATATTCATTTGGGATCTGAGCATGTTTATAAAATTGTGAATATGATATCTGTTGTGGATTCATGCTGCAAAAACATTGAACGAACTTAGTGATGTTATTctatgtattgtttttttctttcagcctGGCAAAAGGGGAAAATTGCCATACTCTAGATAGCCCAGCACATCCTCTGCTGGCTAAAGATGGCGATGTGATAATTGGAGGTTTATTTTCAATACATAGTGGTATACAGCTTCCATCACTGCCATATACTGAAAAACCCGAACCTTTAATCTGCACTAGGTTTGTTATAGTGGAAAATTGGAGCTATATATTCTGCTAGAAAAGGGCTTGAATATtgtatttaccatttatttcagttttaattttatattaaacatcatttataatatatatatatatatatatatatatatatatatatatatatatatatatatatatatatatatattgcttttgGATCTGTGTCCACAGATTTAATCTCAGAGAATTGCGATTTGCTCAGACAATGACTTTTGTAATTGAGGAAATCAACAGAAGCAACAGTTTGCTTCCAAATATCTCAATTGGTTACAGGATTTATGACAATTGTGGCTCAAGATTATTATCTATGAAAGCAGCTATGGCTTTGATGAATGGTATGGACAAAACAGCAGATGATGCATGCTCTGGACAAGCAGCAGTACAAGCCATCATAGGAGAGTCAGAGTCATCTCCTACTATAGTACTCACAAAAACTACAGGACCTTTTAATATCCCAGTGGTAAGGATCAATTACTCTCACATCCTgtgctataatatatatagtttaatttTCCAATTATATATCcaactaaaaatgtaaaatgtgaaaatgtgcttttaagaaattatttttatttactcagATAAGCCATGGGGCCACATGTGAATGTTTGAGCAATAGAAAAGAGTACCCCTTTTTCTTCAGGACCATAGCAAGTGACTACTACCAGAGCAGAGCATTGGCATATTTGGTCAAGCACTTTGGCTGGTCTTGGGTGGGAGCTGTGAACAGTGATAATGACTACGGAAACAATGGAATGGCCATTTTTCTGAATGCAGCCAAAGAGGAGGGGATATGTGTCGAGTACTCTGAGAAGTTTGATCGATCAGATACTGCCAAAATCATGAAAGTGGTGGATATTATTAAGAAAGGCACAGCCAAGgtagttattatatttattgccCAAGCCGACATGAATGTTCTAATAGACCAGCTTATTCTGAAGAATGTCACCGGCTACCAGATGATTGGTGTAGAGTCATGGATTACTGCAATCAATCTAGCAACTCCAGCAAGTTACAATGTACTGATTGGATCCATTGGATTGGATGTAGGGAAATTGAACATTGGTGGTTTTGCTGACTATGTTATAAAAGAGTTTTGGGAAACAGATTTCCCTTGCTTGAACAAAGAGGGAAACATTTCTCAAACCGAAAACAACTGCAAGAGATATGAGGAAATAATTCCCTTTAAAAACTACAACGAAGATATATCTGAATTGAGATATGCAAATAACATCTACAGTGCAATTTATGCTGTGGCACATTCTCTACACAGCCTGTTGAGatgcacagaaaaaaagaattgtgaaAATGACAAGACAATACAATCATGGCAGGTATGGTAATAACCAAAACTAGAAGGAAAATTACTAATGTTCTCATAAAATGAATGCCACTGTCCTGTTTTTCCTTTAAAGGTTGTTGAGTCTCTGAAAAAAGTTAATTTCACTACTAAAGCAGGAGAACATATCTGGTTTGATAGCACTGGGGCAACAGCTGCAAAATATGACGTGGTCAACTGGCAACAAGGTTTTGGCAGGGAAGTGCAATTTAAGGTAGTTGGCTATTATGATGCCTCTCTGCCAAGTGGACAACAGTTTGTCCTAAATGCTGAAGATATTGTTTGGGCTGGAGAGAAGAAAGAGGTACAGACATTCTTGTTTTCAAATTCTAGGTTTTCTTCTTTAATAATATTGATCACAGGCCTCGTTTTTGTTCATATTAGAAGCCCAGGTCTGTGTGCAGTGAAAGCTGTCCTCCAGGAACCAGGAAAGCTGCACAGAAAGGAAGGCCTGTCTGCTGTTATGACTGTATACCATGTGCAGAGGGAGAGATCAGTAACCAGACAGGTAATTTCAGCATTACCAAGtttcaaagacattttttttgttgtacatTTTTCATCCTCCTCCTATTATTTAGGATACAGTTCCTGAAAAATGGCATCAATAAATGAAACCatgatgaatatttattttattttctaataagaATAAACATGATTATTTTGCAGATTCAAATAACTGTGAGCAGTGTCCAGGGGAATACTGGTCTAATGCTGAGAGagataaatgtgtgttaaaGGTCATAGAGTTTCTTTCATTTACAGAAGTTATGGGAATTATActggtatttttttctttgtttggtgTTGCAATAACTGTGTTAGtgggtattttatttataataaaaaaggacACTCCTATTGTTAAGGCCAACAACTCAGAGCTGAGCTTCCTACTGCTGTTCTCCCTGACTCTGTGTTTCCTCTGTTCAATTACATTCATTGGACAGCCCTCTCACTGGTCCTGTATGCTGCGCCACACAGCGTTTGGGATCACCTTTGTCCTCTGTATCTCCTGCGTACTGGGGAAAACAGTGGTTGTGCTAATGGCCTTCAGGGCTACACTTCCAGGCAGTAATGTCATGAAATGGTTTGGGCCTCTACAGCAGAGACTCAGTGTACTTGCATTCACTCTCATACAGGTCCTTATTTGTGTGCTTTGGTTAACAGTTTCTCCTCCTTTCCCTTACAAAAATATGAACTACTTCAAGGAAAAGATCATATTAGAATGTAATTTGGGTTCAGCTATAGGTTTCTGGGCCGTGCTGGGTTATATAGGAGTTCTTGCTTTCTTGTGCTTTGTTTTGGCTTTTCTAGCTAGAAAGCTGCCAGATAATTTTAATGAAGCTAAATTCATCACATTCAGCATACTCATATTCTGTGCAGTGTGGATCACCTTTATTCCAGCTTATGTCAGCTCTCCTGGAAAATTTACTGTAGCTGTGGAGATATTTGCTATTCTGGCCTCCAGTTTTGCTCTACtattctgtatatttacacCTAAATGTTACATTATTCTGTTTAAACCTGAACTAAACACGAAGAAAAATATGATGGGTAAAATGGCATCTAAAtcattttaagatatttaaatcCATACATATTTTTTCAAGTAATATGGATATAAGAACCGATGTGGATGAGTCGATATGGAAACAATGATATGATTAaccttttcattaaaaaaaataaaataaaaactgttccTTATCTCTGTTTATAGTtctatatttcatatttctagCGCACAATATATTACAGAATAACGCAAAAgcttaacaaataaaatataaaaatgcttGGACTAGGTGATGGATGGTCGATtctctacatttaaaaatgtatctgCTATGGTTTCAGTCAGATTACCAGAGGGTACTGAAGACTGAAATTTAAGTCTTAAGTACACCAGCCATGATGTCTCCCACAATTTAAACAATATGCTTATTTGAAAACTCCATGTGTACCTTACACACATATTGTAATTATAGCTGAAGTATTTAATTTACAACGTATTTAATGTTGAAAATTTCACAATTTTCACGGTTAATTGtggagaaatataaagaaacatGGACAACAGAGGTTGTGCTTTAGGTGAGGACTGGCAGTACAGATGGGAGCATGCAATAGGAACTGGTGGGCAGTTGGCTAGGGATTTAGAAGGGACAAAACCAGCACCTGTGAGAAATCTGGCAGGCAATCGGATAGATGACcctacaattaattaattaaataatttacattcataaacacTAGCATGGGTGACTTTGCTctgaacaacaaaaacacagcatcaGCCGTATATGATGTAATGTACGATTAAATCAGGAGTAAACGataaactgtttattttgtttacagttattacaaatgtaatttaacattttaaccatACTAACAGGCTTGAATGATCTTATGTTCAGACACGTTCCCTAATCAGAGTTGTCAAATAGTTGtcaacaaaaacattattgtaATTGTCATTAATTCTGTCAaacagtaaatataatataaatcagtctaatataaacaaatcataGGTTACAGCAGAAGGATCCATAACTCATAGTATTCACATATTTCTAATAACTATACAGACCTATGAAACTCCTTCTTCATGTCTCAATGTACAACATGGCCACCACCaacaaaggaaaggaaaaagggacacgaaagaaaaaaaacaacaacaacaaatcacacacacacacaaacacaaaaccagAAAGAGAAACTGAATTTGCGTTCACAGGGAACTcgatgttgcgtgagcttcatgctgtggggaaCGCCTCCGCGtgtgaagtctgtgtaaaatcaggCCAAATTATGGcttgctgtgatcaggtgaatTGGCATTTTGCATGTCTCATGACATAAAATGGCGTCATCAGCTTCTTTGTCTTCAGTGAAAACATTGCGAAAACTCttcactttctctctatttttctgcttttcttaGGCAAaatatatacaaccccaattctaaaaaaaagttgggacgctgtgtaaaatgtaaataaaaacagaatgcaatgatttccaaatctcataaacccatatgttactcacaatagaacatagaaaacatatcaaatgtttaaacttagGAAATGTATCAtattaagggaaaaaaagggaaattttgaatttgatggccgcaacacatctcaaaaaagttggaacgggggaacaaaaggctggaaaagtaagtgttactaaaaataaacagccggaggaacattttgcaactaattaggttaattgtcaacaggtcagtaacatgattgggtaatgagctttggcccagagaagacagtGGTGTTTCTGGACCATATtaacatatggcttcttctttgcatgatagagttTTAACCAGTGTTTGTGGATGGTACGGCGAACTGTGTACACAGaaaatgagttctggaggtggtTCTGAGCCTGTACAGTGATTTCCAtgacagaatcatgcctgtttttaatgcagggcccgaagatcacaggcaCGCAATATTGAtattcacccttgtcccttgtgcacagagatttctccagattctctgaatcttttgataatattatgtactgtagatgataaGATATTCATCGTCCTCGCAATTTTATGCTgcggaacattattctgaaattgttccacacagttttttgcagattggtgaatctctgcccatctttacttctgaaagactctctGAGATACTCtgtttatacccaatcatgttagtGACCTGTTGCAAATTAACCTTCAGCTGTTTCATTTTAGTAACTCTTACTTTTCctgccttttgttgccccgtccaaactttttttcagacatgttgcggccatcgaattcaaaataacctcatttttttccttaaaatggtacatttccacagtttaaacatttggcatgttttctatgttctattgtgaataacatatgggtttatgagatttgcaaatcgttgcattctgtttttaattacataGTGTGTACATAGcctacaatgtttttttgttttttttttcattcaaatgttGGTGTTCGCAATAGCTGGACTgctttaatatttgtttaattaattgagCTGGCTAAGAGAGTGGCCATGGATCACTTCTGGAAATCCCCGGAATTGTGAAAAGGTGCACAGAAGCCAATGGACAAGGCACATCACCTAGAACTGACACTGTCAAGGAAGTGATATCAACTTATCTGATCTTTTTCAGCAAATGTATTCTTCACCTGGGAACATAAAGCAACTACTTTCTGGTGTCAAGCCAACAGGTGGAGGCACCTGAGAACATACCTGTAAGCCTCCATCAGCTTTGTTCAAGTATGTCTCCCTTCAAGTGTGTTTGAATAGATATTGTAGGTCTGCAATAAAATGTTGATAATGGTCAACTTTGCCACATGCAATGGGATGAATGATGCTGGGACCTTTTgccagttaattatttgttctCTAGGATTTTGCGCAGGCATCAAAGGGCTTCTCCCTTATTGAATTACTATTTGACCGATGACCACATAGACTTCTACTGTCGCTGTAGCCAAAGAAGACTAGGAGCACCATCTATTCCCCTATTGGTCAGTAAACACACGGAAGAAATACAACAATGCAAATGGATTGGTTGCACAGTCTGAAAGCACATGCATGCCCAGCATGCATAAGCCTACAAAAGTGGTTGaaaataatttgaaaaataatCTGTCCCTTAATGACATCACAAAGCTCATCGACTCTCTGATTTGTCCAAACAGAATGATCATACCCAGAAGACACAGAACATAATTCTATAAATATCTGAAGACTATATCTGTTGAGGAGTGATGCAGCAAAAGCATCTGACAAAATCTGTGATGTTATTCCTTATACTATTCCTTTCTCTTAGCCTGGCAAAGAGAGACAATTGCGATATTCTGAAAAACCCAGAATATCCTCAGCTGTCTAAAGATGGAGATGTGATAACTGGAGCTGTCTTTTCGATATATAGTGATAAA
This region includes:
- the LOC128606256 gene encoding extracellular calcium-sensing receptor-like; translation: MALMNGMDKTADDACSGQAAVQAIIGESESSPTIVLTKTTGPFNIPVISHGATCECLSNRKEYPFFFRTIASDYYQSRALAYLVKHFGWSWVGAVNSDNDYGNNGMAIFLNAAKEEGICVEYSEKFDRSDTAKIMKVVDIIKKGTAKVVIIFIAQADMNVLIDQLILKNVTGYQMIGVESWITAINLATPASYNVLIGSIGLDVGKLNIGGFADYVIKEFWETDFPCLNKEGNISQTENNCKRYEEIIPFKNYNEDISELRYANNIYSAIYAVAHSLHSLLRCTEKKNCENDKTIQSWQVVESLKKVNFTTKAGEHIWFDSTGATAAKYDVVNWQQGFGREVQFKVVGYYDASLPSGQQFVLNAEDIVWAGEKKEKPRSVCSESCPPGTRKAAQKGRPVCCYDCIPCAEGEISNQTGNFSITKFQRHFFCCTFFILLLLFRIQFLKNGINK